From a single Leptidea sinapis chromosome 1, ilLepSina1.1, whole genome shotgun sequence genomic region:
- the LOC126967752 gene encoding kelch-like ECH-associated protein 1B, protein MSTARLGVGVAVVNRLLYAVGGFDGARRVRSVQCYHPENNCWTEVAPMAAARLGVGVAVVNRLLYAVGGFDGARRVRSVQCYHPENNCWTEVAPMAVARSGAGVAALNQYIYVVGGYDGSQQLAVVERYDTERDAWDSVAPVTVARSALSLTVLDNKLYAMGGYDGASFLDIVEVYDPATNTWTNGTPLLSARSGHASAVCCQHVAPDGDAVPAALRKVARLGQEVPSDTVLGAVAHARDRI, encoded by the exons ATGAGCACGGCGCGCCTGGGGGTGGGCGTGGCCGTCGTCAACCGGCTGCTGTACGCCGTGGGCGGCTTCGACGGCGCGCGCCGCGTGCGCTCCGTGCAGTGTTACCACCCCGAGAACAACTGCTGGACCGAGGTGGCGCCCATGGCCG CGGCGCGCCTGGGGGTGGGCGTGGCCGTCGTCAACCGGCTGCTGTACGCCGTGGGCGGCTTCGACGGCGCGCGCCGCGTGCGCTCCGTGCAGTGTTACCACCCCGAGAACAACTGCTGGACCGAGGTGGCGCCCATGGCCGTGGCCAGGAGCGGCGCGG GCGTGGCAGCCCTGAACCAGTATATCTACGTGGTGGGCGGGTACGACGGGTCGCAGCAGCTGGCGGTGGTGGAGCGCTACGACACCGAGCGGGACGCCTGGGACAGCGTGGCGCCCGTCACGGTCGCGCGCTCCGCCCTGTCGCTCACCGTGCTCGACAACAAGCTGTACGCGATGG GTGGTTACGACGGCGCTTCGTTTCTTGACATTGTGGAAGTGTACGACCCGGCGACAAACACGTGGACAAACGGCACGCCGCTGTTGTCAGCGCGCTCCGGACACGCCTCTGCCGTGTGCTGTCAGCACGTGGCGCCCGACGGAGACGCCGTGCCAGCCGCGCTCAGGAAGGTGGCCCGGCTGGGGCAGGAGGTGCCCTCGGACACGGTACTGGGGGCCGTGGCGCACGCGCGGGACCGGATATAA